The Geotrypetes seraphini chromosome 8, aGeoSer1.1, whole genome shotgun sequence genome includes a region encoding these proteins:
- the LOC117365289 gene encoding uncharacterized protein LOC117365289 isoform X1 → MSVKSDRPTTVVTVQWKNATSMRKQDNFTCSENSLCNIWNFTFSPSPVIRYDTDTGFTKYYKTPFWVMNASVISITIQNHTGIQCTNYTFPQNIVSKQVARDIIQTQKFTSNTFWNLSLPINRAQGLICMNSTKIENRTDMVIIMAFIHTNPTSLNASLVRNIRECKNTSLEHKEMTYEWKINFPILPKCRTRRWLDQLLGEAETTLCIVNTIDSEILAGKQASFGSGVADVFRWEGKWIPNTVHNHELTLRYDQLMLHVVNDTIIQQYTLDSNVSSALHWTICEIRVLSFIQQRINFIQQLQLRNTSLIFVLFNKTTPLDRTWWNFDIKQCSDFSCEGLLTLFDVRNSTIMCPFTVMPLVLGPQLWFPTYYGQQIDEQNKTYVLKNCKQIQHGQVCPSPYTIYEPCSLQHTYNLCQWTVQPQGYTFIQEILHKYVCVASSTVELVIPAIQAPFSVCLQNVSVLQWANNATYHFYEPWISNVNVNLSFADVLTPIILLPSVKKAMQNIAILNKANQQRNLTLLQHKIDTEFLNTNLHSVADHIEATTAHHWWDAFTGWSATARKVFLHPLIYICSVILMLTFLNCGFTYCVYKRTLYPSIRMTSYSEIQT, encoded by the exons ATGTCAGTGAAGAGTGACCGTCCAACCACTGTCGTCACGGTCCAGTGGAAAAATGCAACTTCAATGAGAAAACAAGATAATTTCACATGCAGCGAAAACTCTCTGTGTAACATATGGAATTTTACATTTTCTCCTTCCCCTGTCATTCGATATGACACAGATACCGGGTTCACTAAATATTATAAAACTCCTTTTTGGGTGATGAATGCCTCTGTAATTAGCATTACCATTCAAAATCACACTGGGATCCAATGTACTAATTATACTTTCCCCCAAAATATAGTTAGTAAACAAGTGGCTCGAGATATCATACAAACACAAAAGTTTACTAGCAATACATTTTGGAATTTATCCTTACCCATTAACAGGGCACAGGGACTAATTTGTATGAATTCAACCAAAATTGAAAACCGCACTGACATGGTAATTATTATGGCATTTATCCATACTAATCCTACTTCATTAAATGCCTCTTTAGTAAGAAATATTAGAGAATGCAAAAATACCagtttagaacataaggaaatgacatatgaatggaaaattaattttcctattttaCCCAAATGTAGGACCCGAAGATGGCTGGATCAACTATTAGGGGAGGCGGAAACTACATTATGTATTGTAAATACTATTGATTCTGAAATattggctggcaaacaagcatctTTTGGCTCCGGAGTAGcggatgtatttagatgggaaggtaaATGGAtaccaaatactgtacataatcatgaactaaccttacgatatgatcagttaatgttacatgttgTTAATGATACTATAATACAGCAATATACTTTAGATagtaatgtttcttcagccttacaTTGGACTATTTGTGAAATTCGTGTTTTGTCTTTTATACaacaaagaattaattttatCCAGCAGTTACAATTACGAAATACCTCAttgatttttgtattatttaataaaaccACGCCCTTAGATCGAACATGGTGGAATTTTGATATAAAACAATGTTCTGATTTCTCCTGTGAAGGGTTGCTTACGTTATTTGATGTAAGGAACTCTACCATAATGTGTCCTTTCACTGTGATGCCTTTGGTTTTAGGACCCCAATTATGGTTTCCTACTTACTAtgggcaacaaatagatgaacagAACAAAACTTACGTGTTAAAAAATTGTAAACAAATTCAACATGGACAAGTTTGTCCATCTCCTTATACGATCTATGAACCATGTTCTCTACAACATACCTACAATCTGTGCCAATGGACCGTTCAACCTCAAGGTTACACTTTTATACAAGAAATATTACATAAATATGTCTgtgttgctagcagtactgttgaacttgtgattcctgctattcaagctcccttttcagtatgtttacagaatgttagtgtg TTGCAGTgggcaaataatgcaacttaTCATTTTTATGAACCCTGGATATCAAATGTAAATGTTAATCTTTCTTTTGCCGATGTACTTACTCCAATTATTTTATTACCCTCTGtaaagaaagccatgcaaaatatagcaatcctAAATAAAGCAAATCAGCAACGTAACCTTACCTTGCTGCAGCATAAAATAGATACTGAATTTTtaaatactaacttgcattcaGTAGCAGATCATATTGAAGCTACTACTGCACACCATTGGTGGGATGCTTTTACCGGATGGAGCGCTACAGCACGAAAGGTGTTTCTTCATCCCTTAATCTATATTTGTTCAGTTATCCTTATGctaacatttcttaattgtgggtttacctattgtgtatacaaacgaACACTCTATCCTTCTATTCGGATGACTTCTTATTCAGAGATACAGACTTAa
- the LOC117365289 gene encoding uncharacterized protein LOC117365289 isoform X2: MSVKSDRPTTVVTVQWKNATSMRKQDNFTCSENSLCNIWNFTFSPSPVIRYDTDTGFTKYYKTPFWVMNASVISITIQNHTGIQCTNYTFPQNIVSKQVARDIIQTQKFTSNTFWNLSLPINRAQGLICMNSTKIENRTDMVIIMAFIHTNPTSLNASLVRNIRECKNTSLEHKEMTYEWKINFPILPKCRTRRWLDQLLGEAETTLCIVNTIDSEILAGKQASFGSGVADVFRWEGPQLWFPTYYGQQIDEQNKTYVLKNCKQIQHGQVCPSPYTIYEPCSLQHTYNLCQWTVQPQGYTFIQEILHKYVCVASSTVELVIPAIQAPFSVCLQNVSVLQWANNATYHFYEPWISNVNVNLSFADVLTPIILLPSVKKAMQNIAILNKANQQRNLTLLQHKIDTEFLNTNLHSVADHIEATTAHHWWDAFTGWSATARKVFLHPLIYICSVILMLTFLNCGFTYCVYKRTLYPSIRMTSYSEIQT, translated from the exons ATGTCAGTGAAGAGTGACCGTCCAACCACTGTCGTCACGGTCCAGTGGAAAAATGCAACTTCAATGAGAAAACAAGATAATTTCACATGCAGCGAAAACTCTCTGTGTAACATATGGAATTTTACATTTTCTCCTTCCCCTGTCATTCGATATGACACAGATACCGGGTTCACTAAATATTATAAAACTCCTTTTTGGGTGATGAATGCCTCTGTAATTAGCATTACCATTCAAAATCACACTGGGATCCAATGTACTAATTATACTTTCCCCCAAAATATAGTTAGTAAACAAGTGGCTCGAGATATCATACAAACACAAAAGTTTACTAGCAATACATTTTGGAATTTATCCTTACCCATTAACAGGGCACAGGGACTAATTTGTATGAATTCAACCAAAATTGAAAACCGCACTGACATGGTAATTATTATGGCATTTATCCATACTAATCCTACTTCATTAAATGCCTCTTTAGTAAGAAATATTAGAGAATGCAAAAATACCagtttagaacataaggaaatgacatatgaatggaaaattaattttcctattttaCCCAAATGTAGGACCCGAAGATGGCTGGATCAACTATTAGGGGAGGCGGAAACTACATTATGTATTGTAAATACTATTGATTCTGAAATattggctggcaaacaagcatctTTTGGCTCCGGAGTAGcggatgtatttagatgggaag GACCCCAATTATGGTTTCCTACTTACTAtgggcaacaaatagatgaacagAACAAAACTTACGTGTTAAAAAATTGTAAACAAATTCAACATGGACAAGTTTGTCCATCTCCTTATACGATCTATGAACCATGTTCTCTACAACATACCTACAATCTGTGCCAATGGACCGTTCAACCTCAAGGTTACACTTTTATACAAGAAATATTACATAAATATGTCTgtgttgctagcagtactgttgaacttgtgattcctgctattcaagctcccttttcagtatgtttacagaatgttagtgtg TTGCAGTgggcaaataatgcaacttaTCATTTTTATGAACCCTGGATATCAAATGTAAATGTTAATCTTTCTTTTGCCGATGTACTTACTCCAATTATTTTATTACCCTCTGtaaagaaagccatgcaaaatatagcaatcctAAATAAAGCAAATCAGCAACGTAACCTTACCTTGCTGCAGCATAAAATAGATACTGAATTTTtaaatactaacttgcattcaGTAGCAGATCATATTGAAGCTACTACTGCACACCATTGGTGGGATGCTTTTACCGGATGGAGCGCTACAGCACGAAAGGTGTTTCTTCATCCCTTAATCTATATTTGTTCAGTTATCCTTATGctaacatttcttaattgtgggtttacctattgtgtatacaaacgaACACTCTATCCTTCTATTCGGATGACTTCTTATTCAGAGATACAGACTTAa